One Burkholderia pyrrocinia DNA segment encodes these proteins:
- a CDS encoding MFS transporter, producing MKANEWDTSYEWKAVTLLALGFGLVGLDRWLIAPLFPSIMKDLNLTAQDVGNCIGVLGLSWGVFAALMGGISDKIGRRKVLIPAIIAFSLLSGFSGLAGGLLGLMAIRGLMGVAEGSFCPTSFAATADASHPRRRGLNLGLQQSGFALFGLALSPIIATQLLGFVSWRWVFALVAIPGLILGAIMFFVIREPKVTKAVASEHAPASLGHVLKSRNILVAMAALCCAMTGVFVLGALLPLYLTDYLSLGTQKMGLVVSAIGFGGFLGQFGLPGLSDLVGRRLASIVGFAGTALMLYIFRGLGPQPLALFGVLFVASFFTLGLVSLLSGPVATEAAPVGLVSTSIGVVVGVGEIFGGGIAPAMGGYVAAHFGIQNILWLPMCAVVLGILVSMLLKETAPAVLQRRVVAQPELAAGKQPR from the coding sequence ATGAAAGCAAACGAGTGGGATACCTCCTATGAATGGAAGGCGGTGACGCTGCTGGCGCTCGGTTTCGGGCTGGTCGGCCTCGACCGCTGGCTCATCGCGCCGCTGTTCCCTTCGATCATGAAGGACCTCAACCTGACCGCGCAGGACGTCGGCAACTGCATCGGCGTGCTCGGCCTGTCGTGGGGCGTCTTCGCGGCGCTGATGGGTGGTATCTCGGACAAGATCGGCCGGAGGAAGGTGCTCATTCCGGCCATCATCGCGTTCTCGCTGCTGTCCGGCTTTTCGGGGCTCGCGGGCGGCCTGCTCGGGCTGATGGCGATTCGCGGGCTGATGGGCGTCGCTGAAGGCTCGTTCTGTCCGACGAGTTTCGCGGCGACGGCCGACGCGTCGCATCCGCGGCGGCGCGGCCTGAATCTCGGCCTGCAACAAAGCGGCTTCGCGCTGTTCGGACTGGCGCTGTCCCCGATCATTGCCACGCAGTTGCTCGGCTTCGTGTCGTGGCGCTGGGTCTTTGCGCTGGTGGCGATTCCCGGCCTGATCCTCGGCGCGATCATGTTCTTCGTCATCCGCGAGCCGAAGGTCACGAAGGCGGTTGCGTCGGAACACGCGCCGGCTTCGCTCGGCCATGTGCTCAAGAGCCGCAACATCCTCGTCGCGATGGCCGCACTGTGCTGCGCGATGACCGGCGTCTTCGTGCTCGGCGCGCTGCTGCCGCTGTACCTGACGGATTACCTGTCGCTCGGCACGCAGAAGATGGGCCTCGTGGTTTCGGCGATCGGCTTCGGCGGTTTTCTCGGGCAGTTCGGGTTGCCCGGCCTCTCCGATCTGGTCGGCCGCCGCCTCGCGAGTATCGTCGGCTTCGCGGGAACGGCCTTGATGCTCTATATCTTCCGCGGCCTCGGCCCGCAGCCGCTCGCGTTGTTCGGCGTCCTGTTCGTCGCGTCGTTCTTTACGCTCGGGCTGGTATCGCTGCTGTCCGGCCCGGTCGCGACCGAGGCGGCGCCCGTCGGCCTCGTGTCGACGTCCATCGGCGTGGTGGTCGGCGTCGGCGAGATATTCGGCGGCGGCATCGCGCCGGCGATGGGCGGCTACGTCGCCGCACACTTCGGTATCCAGAACATTCTGTGGTTGCCGATGTGCGCGGTCGTGCTGGGCATCCTGGTCAGCATGCTGTTGAAGGAAACCGCGCCTGCCGTGCTGCAGCGTCGCGTGGTCGCGCAACCGGAACTGGCGGCCGGCAAGCAGCCGAGGTAA
- a CDS encoding TrfB-related DNA-binding protein, translating to MTAEQFQLLRLHDTRIKPMNHWALFEIFVKGRTQRALAAELGMSRSAMSQLVRKAWQRYLELPGNDTRVTTLTITIPAKYESALHAWVRDAHRLAVSSDPQPTA from the coding sequence ATGACCGCCGAACAGTTCCAACTATTGCGGTTGCACGATACCCGGATCAAGCCCATGAACCATTGGGCGTTGTTTGAAATCTTCGTCAAGGGCCGGACACAGCGCGCGCTTGCCGCCGAACTCGGCATGTCCCGTTCCGCAATGTCGCAACTTGTGCGGAAGGCTTGGCAAAGGTATCTGGAACTGCCGGGCAACGACACGCGCGTCACCACACTCACGATTACGATCCCGGCGAAGTACGAAAGCGCATTGCACGCGTGGGTTCGTGATGCTCACCGATTGGCTGTGTCATCCGATCCGCAGCCGACGGCTTGA
- a CDS encoding virulence factor yields the protein MKALITTWPRRVAVAIAVWITAALLMIVLMAHFDQQHPALLETGDWMKRLVIAPGLLALMALLITTAMMRPAQAAPGANQDASFAAPTEEPSKPFIAQVVGLIWLNPLQRMDYPTEWQLLWAQGLVAPNKNDDMVRTDPKSFSKLKSIGALVYGNDGAETFKGFYAKYVDKSILLLRTRYGTNAKYFYTVKPESQKDWRELAGTRVEIAIPYRLDATFARSRMTDRMMTFFEIGPPSPKTLWSRDTPPDVQVTQGGANAGFTSLNKALNYLQANPDKSVWVMNWDAPSFPPTDAQINENLVVLFLAGPTFNTEREPLAWIGEAATGNIDEFSQKAGTTRTVQAWKATIDQAARNAGIAVPDLKYIVHDAGAGSDAASKRLVGLSQTLTEVLPEYDHQKQTFNTAALLGDMGTGSALTDVALAIGRINHFGGNALVAGTTDPEHPVAVVVMPPSKLTPIDPDKDWFRARGGNNAYLPWWGRRHDTDYGMQGYSW from the coding sequence ATGAAGGCGCTGATCACTACATGGCCGCGACGCGTCGCCGTGGCGATCGCGGTGTGGATAACGGCGGCTCTGCTGATGATCGTCCTGATGGCACATTTTGACCAACAACATCCGGCATTACTCGAAACAGGAGATTGGATGAAACGATTAGTGATTGCCCCTGGCCTGCTGGCGCTCATGGCGTTGTTGATAACCACAGCAATGATGCGCCCCGCGCAAGCCGCACCGGGAGCCAATCAAGACGCCAGTTTCGCCGCACCGACTGAAGAACCTTCCAAGCCATTCATCGCGCAAGTTGTCGGCCTGATTTGGCTCAATCCACTTCAACGTATGGATTACCCAACTGAATGGCAATTGTTGTGGGCGCAAGGGCTTGTCGCTCCAAACAAGAACGACGACATGGTGCGTACCGATCCGAAGTCATTCTCGAAGCTCAAATCCATCGGGGCACTTGTATATGGCAACGATGGTGCCGAGACGTTCAAGGGCTTCTATGCCAAGTACGTTGATAAATCTATACTGCTACTTCGAACTCGCTATGGGACAAACGCGAAGTATTTCTACACTGTGAAACCGGAGAGCCAGAAGGACTGGCGTGAACTTGCCGGTACACGTGTCGAAATCGCTATTCCTTATCGCCTCGATGCAACGTTCGCTCGGTCGCGCATGACAGATCGAATGATGACATTCTTTGAAATCGGCCCGCCGTCCCCCAAGACCCTGTGGAGCCGCGACACTCCCCCCGACGTGCAAGTTACGCAAGGCGGTGCGAACGCCGGCTTCACGTCGCTGAACAAGGCGCTGAACTACCTGCAGGCGAACCCCGACAAAAGCGTCTGGGTGATGAATTGGGATGCGCCTAGCTTCCCGCCCACGGACGCGCAGATCAACGAAAACCTCGTCGTGCTGTTCCTCGCCGGCCCGACCTTCAACACCGAGCGCGAACCGCTTGCATGGATCGGCGAGGCCGCGACCGGCAACATCGACGAGTTTTCGCAGAAGGCCGGCACGACACGAACGGTGCAAGCGTGGAAAGCGACCATCGATCAGGCAGCGCGCAACGCAGGGATTGCGGTCCCGGATCTCAAGTACATCGTTCACGATGCGGGTGCCGGTAGCGACGCCGCATCAAAGCGCCTTGTCGGCCTGTCGCAGACACTTACCGAAGTCCTGCCCGAATACGACCACCAGAAGCAGACGTTCAACACGGCGGCGTTGCTCGGCGACATGGGAACCGGTAGCGCATTGACCGACGTTGCGCTGGCAATTGGCCGGATCAATCACTTCGGCGGTAACGCGTTGGTCGCCGGCACGACCGACCCGGAGCATCCCGTCGCAGTTGTCGTCATGCCGCCATCCAAGCTCACGCCAATCGATCCGGACAAGGATTGGTTCCGCGCGCGCGGCGGGAACAACGCCTACCTGCCATGGTGGGGACGCCGTCACGATACCGATTACGGGATGCAAGGCTATTCGTGGTGA
- a CDS encoding type VI secretion system Vgr family protein: MSIAATLRNFASGRVDWNKRPVALHFGQAQRAVGHLLALHHADIREGLMSGIDGYLTCVSTRDHLSPTLFLGLPVSVRLTTDRGDVRTINAIVRDVHMGQSDGELTVYQLRVCDALSLMDRRTNSRVFRSRSVIEILATLMNEWRQRSAALARAFDFDLSGLGAERYPVRELTRQVNESDARFVRRLLRREGITVFAKAGPVGGARSIVDDRPIHTLVFCDNPLRLAESPAGAVRLHPRDAGTEQRDTVTLFAHCQSLSPGKASRPSWDYKKARVDESAIATGIHQGDAGNDLARLLTDVAIDIPHVGDSWNDHDRLTHDRILAHQFDAERYDGLSSVRDMPVGHWFTLTGDPELDMKLADQRQFVVTSVRHDIWNNLPKDLTGRVIELFAASRNLTQTAPPAPADASEQTDTRYENSFTCVRRGVPLKPPYDPKTDLPPAHLLTGTIVGTQGEEVFCDAAGRVRVRLHGFDPADHAHAQGAGTNGSAGDSAPIRVGTSLAGKYFGALFLPRVGMEVLLGCLSGDPDRLVIIGVLSNGANPPAAFSDTGALPGNRYLSGIKTKEINGDRYNQLRLDDTPSQISAQLASEHAHTQLNLGYLTQPRKDGHGSHRGEGAELRTDAAAALRAAQGILLSTYARTRATGGQLDRDELIHLLDQCTELFKSLGDYAGQHGGQSADTAGQDKLADAFRHWAPSGSNSGATEDTSALMAFGAQAGALHVTPKTHVVYAGENVNQIAQQHVQITSGERINLHGGHGIAMFAHSDGVSAIANQGKVTIQSQNDDTQVDSAKNIQLTAAGGALTGMANDRVVLVTSGGAYLKLDGGNIELGCPGTFTVKSAGHLWGDPASMDTDMPKFDKAPLGRVPKLVRATDGDAVAGFDGQILKASGALSNLTTDAAGELPAVHADRFEKLAVQFIKKNV, from the coding sequence ATGTCGATAGCAGCAACACTTCGAAACTTTGCGTCCGGTCGTGTCGACTGGAACAAGCGGCCGGTCGCCCTTCATTTCGGGCAGGCGCAGCGCGCAGTCGGCCATCTGCTGGCGCTCCATCATGCCGATATCCGCGAAGGGTTGATGTCGGGAATCGACGGGTACCTGACCTGCGTTTCCACGCGCGATCATCTGTCGCCCACGCTGTTTCTCGGCCTGCCTGTATCGGTCCGGCTAACAACCGACCGGGGCGACGTGCGGACGATCAATGCGATCGTGCGGGACGTGCACATGGGTCAATCCGACGGCGAGCTGACGGTGTACCAGTTGCGCGTCTGTGATGCGCTTTCGTTGATGGACCGCCGCACCAACTCCCGCGTATTCCGATCGCGGAGCGTCATCGAGATTCTTGCCACGCTGATGAACGAATGGCGACAACGCAGCGCCGCACTCGCGCGTGCATTCGATTTCGATCTGTCGGGATTGGGAGCCGAGCGCTATCCGGTACGCGAACTGACGCGGCAGGTCAACGAGTCGGACGCGCGCTTTGTGCGCCGACTGCTGCGGCGCGAAGGCATCACGGTTTTTGCGAAGGCCGGGCCGGTCGGAGGGGCACGCAGCATTGTCGACGACCGGCCGATTCACACGCTCGTATTCTGCGATAACCCGCTTCGATTGGCGGAATCGCCGGCCGGTGCCGTGCGTCTTCACCCGCGCGATGCGGGAACCGAGCAACGCGATACCGTGACGCTGTTCGCGCATTGTCAAAGCCTGTCCCCCGGCAAAGCCAGCCGTCCGTCGTGGGACTACAAGAAAGCCCGCGTAGACGAATCCGCCATCGCAACCGGCATCCATCAGGGCGACGCCGGCAACGACCTTGCCCGATTGCTGACCGATGTTGCGATCGACATTCCGCACGTCGGCGATTCGTGGAACGATCACGACCGCCTCACACACGACCGGATACTGGCCCACCAGTTCGACGCGGAGCGCTACGACGGCCTGAGTAGCGTGCGCGATATGCCGGTCGGTCACTGGTTCACGCTGACGGGCGACCCCGAACTGGACATGAAGCTGGCCGACCAGCGGCAGTTCGTCGTTACGTCGGTTCGGCACGATATCTGGAACAACCTGCCGAAAGACCTGACGGGCCGCGTGATCGAACTATTCGCGGCGAGCCGGAACCTCACGCAAACCGCACCGCCCGCACCGGCCGATGCGTCGGAACAGACGGACACGCGCTACGAGAACAGCTTCACGTGCGTGCGGCGCGGTGTGCCGCTCAAGCCGCCCTACGATCCGAAAACCGACCTCCCGCCGGCTCACCTGCTGACCGGCACGATCGTGGGCACGCAGGGGGAAGAAGTGTTTTGCGACGCAGCCGGCCGCGTGCGCGTGCGGCTTCACGGCTTCGATCCGGCGGATCATGCGCACGCGCAAGGTGCCGGAACGAACGGTTCGGCCGGTGACAGTGCGCCGATACGTGTCGGGACGAGTCTGGCGGGCAAATACTTCGGTGCGCTCTTCCTGCCTCGGGTCGGGATGGAAGTCTTGCTCGGGTGCCTGTCGGGCGATCCAGACCGTTTGGTCATCATCGGGGTTTTGAGCAACGGGGCGAACCCGCCCGCGGCCTTCAGCGATACCGGCGCGCTACCAGGCAACCGCTACTTGTCCGGGATCAAGACCAAGGAAATCAACGGCGATCGGTACAACCAGCTTCGCCTGGACGATACGCCATCGCAAATCTCGGCGCAGTTGGCGAGCGAACACGCGCATACCCAATTGAATCTGGGGTACCTGACGCAGCCCCGGAAGGATGGACACGGAAGCCATCGTGGCGAAGGTGCGGAACTGCGCACCGACGCCGCGGCGGCGTTGCGGGCCGCCCAAGGCATTCTGTTATCGACCTATGCGCGCACACGCGCGACCGGTGGTCAGCTTGATCGCGATGAACTGATTCACTTGCTCGACCAGTGCACGGAACTCTTCAAATCGCTCGGCGACTATGCCGGCCAGCATGGCGGACAGTCCGCCGATACCGCCGGTCAGGACAAGCTCGCCGATGCGTTCCGTCACTGGGCGCCCAGCGGCTCGAATTCCGGTGCGACCGAGGACACATCCGCATTGATGGCGTTCGGCGCGCAGGCAGGGGCGCTGCACGTCACTCCTAAAACGCATGTCGTATATGCGGGCGAGAACGTTAACCAGATCGCACAGCAACACGTGCAAATCACCAGCGGCGAGCGCATCAATCTGCATGGCGGGCATGGCATCGCGATGTTCGCGCACAGCGACGGTGTGTCGGCGATCGCGAATCAGGGAAAGGTGACGATCCAGTCGCAGAACGACGACACGCAGGTGGATTCGGCGAAGAACATTCAATTGACTGCGGCCGGCGGCGCGCTTACCGGCATGGCAAACGATCGAGTGGTGCTCGTCACGTCGGGCGGCGCGTATCTCAAGCTTGACGGCGGCAACATCGAACTCGGTTGCCCCGGCACCTTCACGGTGAAGTCGGCGGGCCACTTATGGGGTGATCCGGCCAGCATGGACACCGATATGCCGAAGTTCGACAAAGCCCCGCTTGGCCGCGTGCCGAAACTCGTTCGCGCGACCGATGGCGATGCGGTGGCAGGCTTCGACGGGCAAATTCTGAAGGCGTCCGGGGCGTTGTCGAACCTGACGACCGACGCGGCCGGCGAACTGCCGGCGGTCCATGCCGACCGGTTCGAGAAACTGGCGGTGCAGTTCATCAAGAAGAACGTTTAA
- a CDS encoding T6SS effector phospholipase Tle3 domain-containing protein, whose product MLFDKNNRLICIKQLPLPGVVIFVHGVNSEGEWFEASEEGLCDGLNRRLGRLDDQMKYQGVDAGQLTPAKYTESVTPDGFLNPKLLADNYVKPDPSFSPVIHFRWGYRATLEELKEYGDKIFLNEKDYWGGGPFTNGCSSLPDLWHGGLDDRAFGWTTVQAINPTNRPLYRAPPRAYGVLAALRLARLIESIRRMQANVPITVVCHSQGNIVGLAAAFFGDALQKMKDPWEREGSCVADTYVLANAPYSFAQGEGQQKSSTFMDTWSQRGTRDDKGHRGRQTYAARTQTFGKFLSIIGARAAYELSPDKVDEDMANGRVSRTSNKSYAAQDDRARHGLNGSTYGRVTSYCCPHDQVISAITVQGIGWRGIGKHELDDIGVSGVLTQRVFASGFPVGVQKPYRYWEDDWRHDKKGTTPGFWYPPSPPAKFGLIGALKGNESIFGMMGTLITAPIMYAATTATSALKMFRVNEDPPKGWTIVADAPALDETFPPKALRFGKPVETRDGDAVSDFNEGNDPPSAWRDASKTDSDKQADDPYDQYKAKNKDGDAKGTADSEAGQRYEDRALMRMEARRTLNTEWVDGDGHVIGEDGKSDLPDGYKDWRDKQITDWFDRGTTNSPTNHSTTMTNPEHAEKALAYDIAIGPCYLTPEQLKALRIEADWRIGEGIPLDNEHKKYSDYFASGQLDRLAMHEWVHVKDCEGNMPGKIVDEREGQLYLKAGGVV is encoded by the coding sequence ATGTTGTTCGACAAGAACAACCGGCTTATCTGCATCAAGCAACTTCCATTGCCCGGTGTCGTCATCTTCGTTCATGGCGTCAACTCTGAAGGCGAATGGTTCGAAGCGTCCGAAGAAGGGCTGTGTGACGGCCTGAATCGCCGGCTTGGACGTCTGGACGATCAGATGAAGTATCAAGGCGTCGATGCCGGACAGTTGACGCCCGCGAAGTACACCGAGAGCGTGACGCCGGATGGGTTTCTGAATCCCAAGCTGCTGGCCGACAATTACGTCAAGCCCGACCCGTCGTTCTCGCCCGTCATCCATTTTCGGTGGGGCTATAGGGCAACACTAGAAGAACTGAAGGAGTACGGCGACAAGATTTTTCTGAACGAGAAGGATTATTGGGGCGGCGGGCCGTTCACGAACGGCTGTTCAAGCCTACCCGATCTTTGGCACGGCGGCCTCGACGACCGGGCGTTCGGGTGGACAACCGTGCAGGCAATCAACCCGACCAACCGGCCACTGTATCGCGCACCGCCGCGTGCGTACGGCGTGCTTGCCGCCTTGCGGCTCGCCAGGTTGATCGAGTCGATCCGCAGGATGCAGGCCAACGTGCCGATCACGGTCGTGTGCCACAGCCAAGGCAACATCGTAGGCCTGGCAGCGGCTTTCTTCGGCGATGCGCTCCAGAAAATGAAAGACCCGTGGGAACGCGAGGGAAGCTGTGTCGCGGACACGTATGTGCTGGCGAACGCCCCGTACAGTTTCGCTCAGGGCGAAGGTCAGCAAAAATCCAGCACGTTCATGGACACGTGGTCACAGCGCGGGACGAGGGACGACAAGGGCCATCGCGGACGGCAGACTTACGCGGCGCGCACGCAGACCTTCGGAAAATTCCTGTCGATCATCGGCGCCCGCGCCGCATACGAACTGTCGCCCGACAAGGTTGACGAAGACATGGCAAATGGCCGCGTATCGCGGACGAGCAACAAGTCCTATGCCGCGCAGGATGACCGTGCGCGTCACGGTCTGAACGGTTCGACGTATGGGCGCGTCACGTCGTATTGCTGCCCGCACGATCAGGTGATCTCGGCAATAACCGTGCAAGGTATCGGCTGGCGCGGTATCGGCAAGCATGAACTCGACGACATCGGCGTTTCCGGCGTCCTGACGCAACGTGTGTTCGCATCCGGCTTCCCGGTCGGTGTGCAGAAGCCCTATCGATATTGGGAAGACGACTGGCGGCACGACAAGAAAGGAACGACGCCGGGTTTCTGGTACCCACCGTCGCCGCCGGCCAAATTCGGTCTGATCGGTGCGCTCAAAGGAAACGAATCGATCTTCGGGATGATGGGGACATTGATCACTGCGCCGATCATGTATGCGGCGACCACAGCGACTTCCGCACTGAAGATGTTTCGTGTGAACGAAGACCCGCCGAAGGGATGGACGATCGTGGCGGATGCTCCTGCATTAGACGAAACATTTCCGCCGAAGGCGCTGCGGTTCGGCAAGCCAGTCGAAACGCGGGACGGCGACGCGGTAAGCGACTTCAACGAAGGTAACGATCCGCCGTCCGCATGGCGCGACGCGAGCAAGACCGATTCGGACAAACAGGCCGACGATCCTTATGACCAGTACAAGGCGAAGAACAAGGACGGCGACGCCAAGGGCACGGCCGATAGTGAAGCCGGACAGCGTTACGAGGACCGCGCACTGATGCGCATGGAGGCGCGCCGCACGTTGAACACCGAGTGGGTCGACGGCGACGGTCATGTTATCGGGGAGGATGGGAAGAGTGATCTGCCTGACGGCTACAAGGACTGGCGCGACAAGCAGATCACGGATTGGTTTGATCGCGGTACGACTAACAGCCCGACGAACCACTCAACGACGATGACGAACCCGGAACATGCGGAAAAGGCGCTTGCGTATGATATTGCGATTGGTCCCTGTTACCTGACGCCTGAGCAATTGAAAGCGCTGCGGATTGAGGCTGACTGGCGGATTGGGGAAGGTATTCCACTGGACAACGAGCACAAGAAATACTCCGACTATTTTGCGTCCGGGCAACTCGACCGGCTGGCGATGCATGAATGGGTGCACGTCAAAGATTGCGAAGGCAACATGCCCGGCAAGATCGTAGACGAGCGCGAAGGCCAGCTTTATCTGAAGGCCGGGGGGGTGGTATGA
- a CDS encoding PAAR domain-containing protein — protein MRGIVRVGDVHTHGGRVESGAGRSKVMGRAVARIGDACSCPIHGAGVIAEGDVAFDVEGRAVAFDGHKTSCGAALISSLQTSGRV, from the coding sequence ATGCGAGGAATTGTTCGGGTAGGCGACGTACACACCCACGGTGGCCGGGTTGAGTCCGGAGCCGGAAGGAGCAAGGTAATGGGACGCGCGGTCGCCCGCATTGGCGACGCGTGTTCATGTCCGATTCACGGAGCCGGTGTGATTGCCGAAGGAGACGTCGCGTTTGACGTTGAAGGCCGCGCCGTCGCATTCGATGGTCACAAGACTTCCTGCGGAGCCGCATTGATTTCTTCCCTGCAAACTTCCGGGCGTGTCTGA